The Thunnus thynnus chromosome 2, fThuThy2.1, whole genome shotgun sequence genome includes a region encoding these proteins:
- the LOC137194638 gene encoding meiosis-specific nuclear structural protein 1-like, whose amino-acid sequence MDPHQQTITPEAYECHLQAHHSLQQQNDVCSRNIQTLCQHNDSLMKHIESLNQTILSLSTENTALCRDYEALRTKFTDFKQNSDPSFTPDRKLEKEEKNVVLNFHSAPVTEDAEDQSQKGSFLRGKKFWQVKEKGSLQQDKNEKEKDLNVCDMAVKCKVEKEEAMGRGKQDFETQMLRPPSYHEAIKGSEEQSLSTFQSRGEIFLKTCTFWESKQTSYQDKDNLKKVDMSIANENLLKPHEKEEPLEHINRVPEEDMCGQELSMNVVSLTAEVESSEQDKGSVKEHENSTDLSDLSKEQEEEAEYQGLLKELEDIRLQVATHQDLNELVKSNAEEEEDKLKQLLKVAKDELDSLAMRNENLIKDINSERKMTGVLNATVEDLEDQCGKLLLMNFLERNKHQKEMRSRREPELWQWEANRWGDSW is encoded by the coding sequence ATGGATCCTCATCAACAGACTATCACACCAGAGGCCTACGAGTGCCACCTGCAAGCTCATCACAGCctgcaacaacaaaatgacGTCTGCTCAAGAAACATCCAGACCCTGTGTCAACATAATGATTCTCTAATGAAACACATTGAGAGTCTTAATCAAACCATTTTGTCTCTCAGCACAGAGAACACAGCACTCTGCAGAGACTATGAGGCACTTCGAACCAAGTTCACTGACTTTAAACAGAATAGTGACCCTAGTTTTACACCTGACAGGAAGctggagaaggaggaaaaaaatgttgtgcTGAATTTCCACAGTGCACCAGTGACTGAAGATGCTGAGGACCAGAGCCAGAAAGGGAGCTTTCTGAGGGGGAAAAAGTTCTGGCAAGTGAAAGAGAAGGGGAGCTTGCAGcaggataaaaatgaaaaagagaaggacTTGAATGTCTGTGACATGGCTGTTAAATGCAaagtggagaaggaggaggccATGGGAAGAGGCAAACAAGACTTTGAAACACAAATGTTGAGGCCTCCTTCCTACCATGAAGCAATAAAAGGGTCTGAGGAACAGTCTCTCTCTACTTTTCAGAGCAGGGGAGAGATCTTCCTCAAGACCTGCACCTTTTGGGAGTCAAAGCAGACTTCTTACCAGGACAAAGACAACTTGAAAAAGGTGGACATGAGCATCGCAAATGAAAACTTGTTGAAGCCACATGAAAAGGAAGAACCACTGGAGCACATAAATAGAGTCCCAGAAGAGGACATGTGTGGACAGGAGCTCTCCATGAATGTCGTGAGCTTGACGGCAGAGGTGGAGAGCTCGGAGCAGGACAAAGGAAGTGTCAAAGAACATGAAAACTCCACTGATTTGTCTGACCTGTccaaggagcaggaggaggaggcagagtaCCAAGGGCTACTAAAAGAACTTGAAGACATTCGATTACAGGTTGCTACACACCAGGACTTGAATGAGTTAGTGAAGTCTAAtgccgaggaggaggaagacaaaCTTAAACAGCTCCTGAAGGTGGCAAAAGACGAATTGGACTCTCTCGCCATGCGCAACGAGAACCTCATCAAGGACATTAATTCAGAGAGGAAAATGACAGGTGTCCTCAATGCAACAGTTGAGGACTTAGAAGACCAGTGTGGAAAACTGTTGCTCATGAACTTTttggaaagaaacaaacatcagaaaGAAATGAGGAGCAGAAGGGAGCCTGAGTTGTGGCAATGGGAAGCAAATAGGTGGGGGGACAGCTGGTAA